A part of Fusarium graminearum PH-1 chromosome 3, whole genome shotgun sequence genomic DNA contains:
- a CDS encoding homoserine O-acetyltransferase, translated as MSEINTTNGDSRKHYAPYTVILYITVYHNGSPITQSQPENPFAALIPEQQLAIVPEFTLESGVTLYNLPVAYTTRGKLNEEGNNAMVICHALTGSADVSDWWGPLLGGPGRAFDTSRFFIVCMNSLGSPYGTASPVTAKDNDPSKGRYGPEFPLTTIRDDVNLHKLILDDLGVKQLAAVVGGSLGGMFVLEWAYFGKDYIRCVVPIATSSRHSAWGISWGEAQRQSIYADPKYDDGYYSFDDPPSTGLGAARMSALLTYRSRNSFESRFGRNIPDPSKVQTIGGRPRPSTPSEAHFQIHNDGHVVKRTSISQSSAADAASAPQTPAEPDVADPQFHGPSNGSLTGGDMPQSHYFSAQSYLRYQGRKFVTRFDSNCYIAMTRKLDTHDVSRNRADTIADALAMIQQPTLVLGIESDGLFTFAEQEEIAQHVPNARLERIESPEGHDAFLLQFEQVNNYVLSFFKEVLPDIMSKDGAVPEEASVGQITKSSTFGEAEVEDITAW; from the exons ATGTCAGAAATCAACACTACAAACGGCGACTCCCGTAAGCACTATG CACCCTATACTGTGATCCTATACATCACGGTTTATCACAATGGTTCCCCCAT AACGCAATCACAGCCCGAGAACCCGTTCGCTGCTCTCATCCCTGAGCAGCAGCTAGCGATTGTTCCTGAATTTACTCTCGAGTCTGGAGTTACTCTTTACAACCTCCCAGTCGCTTACACAACTCGCGGCAAGCTCAATGAGGAAGGCAACAATGCCATGGTCATTTGTCATGCTCTCACTGGAAGTGCGGATGTGAGCGATTGGTGGggtcctcttcttggtggtCCTGGTCGGGCTTTCGACACCTCGAGATTCTTCATCGTCTGCATGAACAGTCTGGGCAGTCCGTACGGTACTGCGAGCCCAGTGACAGCAAAGGACAACGACCCCAGCAAGGGCCGATATGGACCTGAGTTTCCTCTCACAACCATTCGCGACGATGTCAA CCTCCACAAGCTTATCCTGGATGACCTAGGTGTCAAGCAGCTAGCCGCTGTTGTAGGAGGTTCTCTTGGCGGCATGTTTGTGCTTGAGTGGGCGTACTTTGGAAAGGACTACATCCGCTGTGTCGTCCCAATTGCTACTTCAAGCAGGCACAGTGCTTGGGGCATCAGCTGGGGTGAAGCCCAGCGACAGAGCATCTACGCCGACCCCAAGTATGACGATGGATACTACTCTTTCGATGATCCACCCTCCACTGGCCTGGGTGCGGCCCGCATGTCTGCTCTCCTTACATATCGAAGCCGCAACTCATTTGAGTCGCGGTTTGGACGCAACATCCCCGACCCGTCCAAGGTCCAAACCATTGGCGGCCGACCACGCCCCTCAACTCCATCAGAGGCGCACTTTCAAATCCACAACGACGGCCATGTTGTCAAGCGCACCTCCATATCCCAGAGCAGTGCAGCCGATGCCGCCTCAGCGCCTCAGACACCTGCAGAGCCTGATGTTGCTGACCCTCAATTTCATGGTCCTAGCAACGGTAGTCTTACCGGAGGGGATATGCCACAATCGCACTACTTCTCTGCCCAATCGTATCTGCGGTACCAGGGCCGTAAATTTGTTACGCGATTCGACAGCAACTGTTACATTGCCATGACTCGTAAGTTGGACACACATGACGTGTCGCGCAACCGGGCAGATACCATTGCAGATGCATTGGCTATGATTCAGCAGCCCACACTCGTTTTGGGAATTGAAAGTGATGGCCTCTTTACATTTGCAGAACAAGAGGAGATCGCGCAGCATGTCCCCAACGCACGCCTTGAGCGAATCGAGAGCCCCGAGGGTCACGATGCGTTCTTACTGCAGTTCGAGCAAGTCAACAACTATGTTCTATCATTTTTCAAGGAAGTGCTGCCAGACATTATGTCTAAGGACGGCGCTGTACCTGAGGAAGCTAGTGTTGGGCAGATTACCAAGTCGAGCACGTTTGGTGAAGCTGAAGTCGAGGACATCACTGCCTGGTAG